AGATTTTTGACCCTCTCTGGACTCttgttattttctctctctagGCAGGAAGTCTTTCTCCCTCTTTGTCTTTGAcaagctctttttcttttctggaaggAGCTTTTGTTCTTTGCACGAGCCGCTCAGCACAGCTTGCTGAGaccctgctgccagtgcagaTGAGCTCATAGTCActgaagtgtgtgtgtgtcctctTTACCAGGGCAGAAACGTCAGAAAAATGCTGCTCCCTGGTTTTAGGAATGTCACATCTTCCTGGAGTACACTGGGGGGATGCTCCAGGGCTTTCCACAGGGGGAAAGAAACGAGTTTGGTCACAGGGAACGGTTGTAATTTGCAGCTTCGGCAAATCATTCAGAGAGGGAGGTTGTTGGTTTGTCATCCTTGTGATTTATCCCTGCCAAGCCCCCAGCACAAAGATTTCCAGGGTTATATAAGCTCTGAGTAATCTGTAAATATTTTGCCTGTCACCTTTAGAGTGTGACTCTGAGGAAGCCGAGCCTCAGGGTGATGCCTCTTCCCAATCTTCAGGAAGAGTTGGAGCTGCAGACTCTGCTTCCCCATCTATAACATCATCATTCCCTACTTCAAGGATTTTGCGTCTTCCAATGATCCTGGAAGAGCCTGTCTTGATTGGATTAAACTCGTGATGGAGACGCTCCTTTGAGTTTTAAtcttgggctggcagcagagtggGACCACGGGAACAGCCAATCCTCTGGCCAGGCTCCACTGTTAATTGCTCATTAATGAAAACAGTTGGAATTTGGCATATGGTCTAAGGCTGGATTCATGTCCAGGAGCTGTACATGGGgttggggctgtggggagcacccagtgctgtccctctgtccaccAAATTAAACCCCATTCATGGATGTAATTGGAAAATGCTCCCTTCACAGGCAGAGTCCTGCTCCATGCCATGGAGCTGGCGCTGCTCTGTGGGGCACAAATCTCACATTTTTCTGTTGGCATCACTGGGGTTCTCCAGCCACACCGTGCTGCCATCCCACAGATGCCAGCAGTGACACTGAACCCTTTTTACACGGTTACAACTTTCAATAACCGGGCGGGGGTTTATAGGTTTTGTTATTGAGCTGCCTTCAAACCGAtcacttttccatttcaagggtGCTGTCCGAGTTCAGCAAGGCCAGGCCCAGCCCCGATGCCCCAGAGGGACGGCTGCTCCCCAGCGTGCTGGGCTGCTCCCCCTGGCCACCCCCAGGCCCCTTGGCACCGTCCCACAGAGCGCAGCAGGAGCCTccccccagcagggacacctctgctgggacagcagccccCACGGCCACCGGGCACGGCGACAGAgatggcagcagcacctccagagcTCCGGCCCCTCAGGAGGGtctgggcagagccagcagcagtggcagcgaggggagccaggctgtgcGCAGCCCCAcggcccagcagctgccctctCCCCTGCCGGGGTGTCCGGTACGTGCTacagctccctcccttcccatctccttgGGTCTGTGTCCtatgggagaaggaaaaaaactgggTACAGCTCCAGTAGGCACTGCTTTTCTAGGATCAGGGagtcccagaatggtttgggttggaagggacttaaagttcatccctgccatgggcgGGGACACTTTCTGCTAGACCAGGtagctccaagccccatccagcctggccttggacacttccatggATAGATTTCTCCAAACTCCCATCTTCCATGCTGCTCCCACTTGGTTATCAGTGATGATTCCCACCCGTGGACCTGTGGCCATGCAGCTGCCTCAGGAGAAACTGGATCAAAGTCTGTGTTCCCTGGTGAAAGAGGCACCAAAGCTTTTGAAGCCCTGCCTGGCCTGTCAGTCATccttctccaggagcagctgctgcaggaagttTTGGGTTTGTTAGGGATATCTGGAGAGGGATGAGCTCTTGCACAAATCTGGCTGTGGGCTGTGTGCAAGCGATAAAACAGCCCCAGAGTTGAGGTTCTCATGGGGACTTTCTTCATTTATGGGCCACgtaagaggagggaaaagggttGACTGGACAGGAAACAAACTAGTTTCCCAGTAGGAaaatcctgctgcagcacatctgTTCCCAGAGTGGGATGGCATTCCCGGATGTTGGTCTTGAGCAGCAGCGGATTTCCCCTGCTGCCACTGGGAGCTGATCTACATCCACTGGCCTCTGCTTGTAGGAAACTCTTTGAACAGCCCTGTCCTAATTCCTTACTAACTGTTCCGTCCTGGTTCCCATTGTTTCCATGCTGGTTCCCATCCTTTCCATGCTGGTGAGGGTAGGATGTACCTCACACCCCCCAGACCATTTCTCCgtttgctctctgctgctctcgGTTCCCTCCCGCTTATCCCATTTCCGCTGCTTCCTCTTGGCCCAGAGCCAGTTTGACCAAATCTATGTATAACATACTATGTCAACAGGAAATTCCCCCTGCTCTCCATGACTCATGGAACAACCTGCATTCCTGCCCCAGGAGTAATCCAGGAGCTGCCACCCGTGATCCTCCCCAAAGGGTGgtgacagctcttctgctgtCACTTCGGTTgttattcaaaataaaaggctcttgggaggctgcagaggggactTGAAAGGACATTCCTGTTGGGATGCAGCCCAGGAAGGGTCTAGGAATACTGCTCCCTTGTGCCAAGGCGCTGAGCTGGgttgttttttcctcctggtgTTTGCTCGGGGACCTTGTCCCAGAACCTTGCTCCttttaggaggaatttcttcactgaaagggtggtcaggtattagaaggggctgcccagggaagtggtggatccccatccctggaggtgtccaaggaatgcCTGGACATGGCACCCAATGCCCTGGTCTGGCTGCCAAGGTGGGGATTAGGCACAGATGGGACTCGAAGGGCTTTTCTCCCTtaatgattctgggattcttgTAACCAGAAAAGCTCCTGGAGAAGCTACAGCCACCTATTTTTTCAGCTCATGGATCTCATCCCCTCCTGGCACATGCAGACAGAGGCttcttctgctttccctgccttaTTTTTCCCTTGCACATCCCAGGCCCCTGTTGCACCCTCTTGTGAGCAATAGGTCTCTATTTCACCCTGGACATCTCTGTGCCTCTCCCCATCTAtttttcctggtgctgctgctccagcttaTGCCCttccatggcagggctggaatttCACCCCCATCAGTAAAACCCCATGGACCTATGGTCACTGCAGGGAATGTGCTCTCCTTCCACAGTGGTTTTAAGGGGAGAGAACAGATGGATTTTGGACTTCATTATCCCACCAGAATACAATCCCAGTATTTTCCAGCTGTTGACACAGTTCCATGGATCATTCCCTGACTGGAGGGAGCCAGGGAACCATCCACCTGGGAATATctagcagaaaatcagacagtcatggaatggttttgggaggaagggaccttaaaactcatctcatTCCCAACCTcttgccatgagcagggacaccttccattaaaTCCACACTTCAGTGCCTGGGATTTGGGCTGTGCAGGAGTAGCCCCTGAGGAGGGGTTGCTGAGGATGTGTGTGTTAGAGGGGCACAATGTGTTGGATGAGCTTAATAATTcataatatttccttttttaacagAAGAGCTGGATCTCAGAAGATGATTTCTACAGACCTTCcccaggagagagcagcaggagcacagctgacACCAACGGCTTTGGGCCAGAGGGGGACAGCGAGGGGCCAGCCCCGGGACTCATCAGTGCTCTAGACTTGGAGAGGCTCTCAGTGCCATCCTCAGACACTGGGAAGCCCAAAATGTCCCCAGAGCGGGAGCAGAAGGGCTTCAGCGTGGTGCACCGCAGGCAGATGGGTATGAgccacctcctgctgccctcaggggctgctccaggtggggatgggctggctggggagagCTGTTGGCTGGTGGAAGCTGGTGGGAGCtgatggcagcactgggagctaCTGAAGGCAGTGGAGCAGCTTCCCAAGGCATTGCTGAGCCCAGGGAAGCTCTGATGGGAAGCATTTTAGTGGGAGAGTGTTTGTCCACCCTGTGGGACACCTTTCCTTTATCCCACTTGTTCCCAGCCTCAAAACCCAAATTCAGGGGACAGAAACGGTGGAAAATGAGGGAGACCAAGGTCCtgtcagctcctgccccagcccaccGTGTACCAGTGCTGGCTGTCCCACTTGCCACACCTCTGGGTGCTTGCTTTGAGCCCCTCTTGGCTTTTCTCTCCCTACTAGCTTCCCCTCTCTTACTCAAACTGAGCCATCTCTTGCCCCAGGTCTCTCCAACCCTTTCCGCGGGCTGCTGAAGCTGGGCAGCCTGGAGCGGCGAGGAGCCATGGGGATTTGGAAGGAGTTCTCCTGTGAGCTGTCCCCGCTGGAGCTGCGGCTCTTCCTGGACCACGAGGAGCGGATCTGCGTGGAGACCTTCTCCCTGCTGCGCTGCGAGTCCCTGGCGCTGACCCACCCCGACGGCCGCTTCGAGCTGGTGTTCCTGGGCAAAAAGCTCTTCCTGCGAGCCCCTTCCCAGGACGAGGCCGAGGACTGGCTGGACAGGATCCGCGAGGCGCTGCGCAAGTGCCGGCcgcagctggaggaggaggactGGGAGACTCTGGAGTATTCCGAGGATGGAGGCGAAGCCCAGCCCGTCCAGGGCGACTCCAATGCTCTCCAGTACAGTGATGTGCCTGGGAACAGCTTGGACTGGAGTGCAGCtccagaagcagagctggatgcCATCAAAGAGGCTGTTCTGTACATGGACATGGACAAAACCTGGGTCCcgtttattttttccctatctCTAGAAACTCTGAAGTGCTTTAAAATCAGAAACGATGACAAAATTTTAAGCAACAGTTACGGCATAGAGACCATCCAGGACATCCTTCCAGACACCAGCCTGGGGGGACCCTCCTTCTTCAAGGTGATCACCTCCAAGGCTGTGCTGAAGCTGCAGGCTGAGAGCGCGGAGGAGGCGGCCTCGTGGCGGGAGCTGGTCCGAGAGGTGCTCATGTCCTACCTGGAGGGTGCTGAGGAGGCACTGACCCTGGGGGGCAGCTTGGATGGGCACTCCCAGGTGGTCCTGAAGAACATCGTGAAGGAAAATGGCTTCTTGTTGCAGTACCTGGTGGCCATCCCCATGGAGAAGGGCCTGGATTCCCAGAGCTTCATCTGTGCAGGTAcaaaccatggaatggtttgggttggaaggaccctAAAGCCCCCCCGAGTGtcactccctgccatggacagggacctTCCACTATCacagggtgctccaagctctgtccaagCTGATCTTGGGCACCCctagggatggggcagctgcagcttctctgtttTCCCAGGAATCCCAGCAGCACAAGATCTCCTTGGTGGGGCTTCATGTGCCCAGTCAGGGCACCTTTGATGtcctgtgggcacagggtgaGCCCCCATGCTGagcccccatcccaccccagcccagtcCAACTGGGACATTACTGGGCTCCCATTTAGAGATGCTTTTTGGAACAGACAGTGGGAAACTGGGGTTGAAGCCACCTTAGGTAGATCAGGAAGCACAGGGCTCTCTTCCTGGGCATTTTGAGGCCCCAGCCTGTGGGGCAAGCGCAATCTGGAGCAGTTTTTCCAGTAAGGCAGCACGGGAGTGGGGATTGCCATGGGTGTGACGGGCTGATTTTGCAAAACAATCATTTACCCTTCGCCTGACACCTCTTAGCACACAGGGAGATTCTGGTGGCACCTTCACTGGCCTCCACAGAAGCTGTAATTTGCTCTTTACCTTGCTAAGttaattaaatttcaaatttctCTCCTGCTGCAATTATATTTCTTGTACCCTCCAGCAggttgggatttttcttttaatcactCTCCTTttcttatataattttttttttctggtctatTTGGTCTCTGCCTTCCCTTCCAGGCTCTGTCCTGCATCTTCCACCTCCCCACAACTGGAATTCACAAGCCAAAAAGACAAATTCCCAGTTTTTCTGTGTAGGTTTTCTTTAGGGATCTGTCTGCCTTGCTTTCACCCCCCTCCCAGCCTGACACCCAGTGTGTTCCCTTCCGTCTCAGAGTAATGAGCAATAAAGGCTGGTCTTTCTTATTAATTCAGAAAGCAACACGTGATCTCCATGAATATTTTGGGGGGATGAGCTCCAGGTATTCCAGAGTGCAATGGATGGGGATAGGGAAGCCAAGATGGGTTCCACACTGCTGTAATAAAGGTATTTTTGGGTTAATCCATCCTGATCTCATCCTTTGCAGATGTGGTTTTGGTGCCCTGTGacatcagcagaaaaaaaaaggctgagtgAAGGCAAAATAGTGCAAAGCTACTGGTGGGGGTGATGGGTCAGCAAGTGGGATTTAGGTTCTTCCTTAAACCACTGGGATGTTGCCAGAATTCacttttcctaaaaaaaaaaaaaaaaaaaacctaacagtCGAACCACTTGATGGATAAAAGTGGGTTCACAGATAGTTCAGCCTCCTTTTTATGGAGAAAAAGTTGAACCATCACAGGCTTAAATCCATGAGAAGGGGGCTGGAGGCCTTGCACTGAACATCCTACAGGTGCTTTAGTTGGTCTCTACCCTTTCCCAAAACTTCATTGCTCAATTCCACACTTCCAGAAGTTCCTCCCCCATCCAGCAGTGGTGGCagaggctgtgggcagcagtcccctgtcaccccctgctcccgcaggctgctccaggcagatCGGCTTCTCCTTCGCCAGGCCCAAGCTCTGCGCCTTCTCGGGGCTCTACTACTGCGACAGCTGCCACCAGGACGAGGAGAGCGTGATCCCCTCCCGCCTCATCCACAACTGGGACCTGACCAAACGGGGGGTGAGTCCAGCATCTGCTTCCTCAGGGTCTATCTGGGCAttccctgggctggcagtgcccagtccgagctctggggctgctccatgctctgtgtccagctgtgccctctctctgtgccccaggtgtgcaaGCAGGCCCTGAAGTTCCTGACACAGATCCGAAACCAGCCTCTGATTGACCTGAGGCTGGTCAACGAGAGCCTCTACGAGCACGTGGAGAGGATGGGGCGGATCCTGCGCAGCCGGGAGCAGCTGAAGCTCCTGGGGGATTATCTCATCATGTGCCGCAGCGGCGCCCTGAAGGAGCTCAGCAAGCGGTGAGCTCCCCCCCGGAGGGACATTCCCCTCTCTTGGCACCCCAGTGGTCTCCTGGTCCCCCTCCTCATTCAGCATGGGAGCAGGGAGTGGTGCTGCCAAGGCTCAGGCTGGTTTTTCCCTCCATATCATCTGCTCTGAGGAGTTACCCATCTGTTGGCTGGGTCAGCACAATGAGCTATGACTCAGGAAACACCTTCCTGGCTGAGGAGTTTCTGGCTGGATAGGAAACACCTGGCAAAATAGAtgagatatttattttcttcccccccccccccccctttgaAATGCTCTCACATGATTTCCAGTgtggcaggatttgggatgtgaaAATGGGCTCTGCAGTGATTCTCTTTAAAAGGCTGCTTCATCCAGGTTGCTCCTTGCTCCAAAGCTCTGGGAGGTGTGGTGGAGACTGTCTACCCCCTTCCTCTCTGTGCTTCTTTGCAGGCTTGATCACAGGCATTACCTCCTGGAGTGTCCCCACAAATACAGTGTGGCTGATCTGAGGCAGGTGAGAGCTATGTACggttatagaatcacagaatggtttgggttggaagggaccttaaagaccacccAGACCTACCCCTTGccatccagttccacctcccactagaccagacTGCTCCTAGCCCCCTGGCCCTGTTGTTGGGGTTTTCCAGGTGAAAATCAGTGTCTGTAGGCATGCCAcgtgctgctcctccagcaggagGTTCCCAGCAGTTGGGTTTTTCAGTGATCCCCAAGCCAGGAGCCCCATCCTGgcaggctgtgggtgctgctctcagcagtcTGGGGTCCCACTGCACCCCAGGCTTGTGGGTTGGGGGTTATTTTGGAGGACAGCCCTACCTTCAGGTGGAGCCCAAAGGGTGGGTGTGCCACAGCAGACGCtgacccctgtgtcccccagatCGCTGAGGGCACCTTCGAGACCTTCCTGCAGTCGCTGCTGCAGTTCGCATCCCACCACGTGTACAGCTGCGACCTGTGCACCCAGCGCGGCTTCATCTGCCAGATCTGCAACAGCAGCGACATCATCTTCCCCTTCGAGTTCGACACTACCACCAGGTGAGTGAGGTTCTCACCAcctctgcccatcctgctgcagccagggcacccaggggcacagcctgcctgaggccaggagccccagccggCCCCTGAGTTCTGGTCACAGACCCCACTTGCAAGGCACAGGGGGAACTGGAAATGGCTCTGAGGTGGTTCTGCATCCTCATGATGCCTGAAACCTCTTGTTTGCCATGTGCTCAACCATGGGAGCCATACTGTGGTGCCCATGTCCTCGTGGCAGCCTCATGTGCCCATGTCCTTGTGGGAGCCACATCTCCATGGTGCCCATGTCCTCATGGGAGTCTTGTCTGTCTTCATCTCCTACATTCTTGTGGGAGCCACCTCCTCATTGTGCCCATGTACTCATGGGAGCCCTGTTTCATGTCCCACATTCTTGTGGGAGCCATGTCCTCGTGGTGCCCACATCCTCATGGTGCCTGTGTCCTCATGGTGCCCACATCCTTGTGGTTCCCCCATCCTTGTGGGACTCATCCTCACATGCCCATATCTTCATGCCCATGTCTTCATGGAACCCATCAgctccagggtgctccaaaCCAAATCCAGGCTgtttggagcaggagcagaCTGTCCTCACAGAGCCAAGATGTCACCAAGAGAGGTGGCTTTGCAGACTGAAGATGCTGCCAGCCTGCAAAGGCCTTGCTGGATGCTAGGGCAGCcaaggggctggagggaggaggaggaggaaggttcTGCATGTCCCTGTCTTGCTCACCTGGCCACTGCCTCTTGCACTCAGAGTCGGGCTGACCCcttgcaggggctgcaggagcgaAGGGGAAGCAGCAGTGGAATTCTACATCCCTCTACAGCcatggaaggaaggatggacaCGTGGACACAGATTTCATAGAATActgaaatggtttgggttggagggaacTTAAAGCaatccagtgccaccccctgccatgtacagggacaccttccaagtcctgtccaagttgccttggacacttccagggatggggcagctacAGCTGCTCTTGGAGCAGAAGATGGGGGCAGCACTGTGGatgtgctgggagaggctgagggtGTTCCCAGCAGGAGAGGGGTGATACTGACTCTCACTTCCCCTGCCCACAGAGCTTCCATTCCTCACAGGCAGAGTGATCTGTCGTGCAGTGGGGTcacctgtgggtcagggtgcagCAGCTGGACAGAAATTGGAATCAGGATGGGGATGGTGCTAGAAGGGAATTCTTATCCCCACCACCCATCAAGGTTTGCTGAAGAAGTCAAACCCTTCCAGCCCAGTGGAGCCTGCTCCACTGTAGCTAGAGAGAGCCACATCTCCATGGTTATGCCATAGAATTGTGGAatcattcaggctggaaaagctctgTAAGATCATCGAGTATAGTTCGCCCAGCTCTGCtaaggccaccactgacccatgtCCTCTGGTgtcacatccacagggcttttaaatccctgcagggacagtgactcctaTTtgcctgggcagcctctgccagagTTGGACAActatttcagtgaagaaattttccatagtatccaacctaaacctcccctgaggCAACTTGACgccatttcctcttgtgctGTCTTGGCCTATTTGGCATTGAGCACAATCCTGGCAGAGAGATTTCACAGGCTCATGGGCTTCATGGTCTCACTTTGCCTGGCAATCCCTAAAAGTGAGCAGCAACACCCAGAACCTGCAGAAACCACCATGGATACCGGGATCCGTGGGTGCTCCATGTGTTCAGGGCTGCGAGTATTTCCATGGAGgaggagcagtgctgctcactCCCCTCCCCACCACAGGGACAGCACTGAGCTCATTATCGAGGACAACAACATCCCCAGGGGATCgattttctctggaaaaagagcagccaggctctggaaAGTGCTGGCAcgcagggctgagctggctggCGGCCAGCCAGAGGTCTCGTGTCCCGTGGAGCCAAGCTCTGAAGTTTGTTGACGTCTTTCTTTCTCACCCTGCCGGAGGAGGTTGTGCAGCAGGAAAGCGGCTCAGCCGACATCCTCGCAGAGCTAACGTGgcttcctgcccctctgcctgccccaggccACCGGGTCACAGCGGCACTCGCTGCAGGATGTGCCTGCGATGCCTCAAACAATGATCCCACCAGCACAGGaccctctcctgctctggcagctcagggggagctggaggcaggagaTGCCCTAGAGGCAGGAGATGCTGATTCTAGCTTTACCACACCAGATAAAACCCagcttcccaaatccccccaagcctggggagcagctgccaccactgctgaTCCGGAGAGGCCACATGGAAGTGTGTTCCACCAGGGTAATGGGTATTTTCCATCCCAATCCTGCCTGTCCATGCACAAGCCTTTCCCTGTCCCAAGTCCCTCAGGGtttgcagctcctctccagagCAGGATTTCACCCCAGCTGAGATGCTGTGGTCCctttcctggcactgctgggtgttTCTCTGCCTCTGTCCCATGCATCTTTTGGGGAATTAAGGTGTTTCATGCTGTTCACACATGGATTGTATACCAGGTATTTGCACAGTGAAGGTAAATCCggctgccctgctggcatgGGGCTGAGCCACATTTTACTGCCACTGAGGAGCTGGGGATCACAACCCGAAAATTGACGTCAGCTCTCATAGCAGGgacatttctgctgctgattGAGCAGTGAAACCCCTGCCTGAGCTGGGGTCCTTCACAGGGTGtcacattcctgctgctgctgagccagatCAGGGAGTTCTGACACCTCCATGGAGCCACCTGCTCAAgggcagctccctcctggctgtctattcctttccctgcagctctgttgTCCCCACATGCAGGTCCTGCTGTCAGGGTGGGCtctcccaccccagccatggcaagCAGAGGGTCCCCAATAGCAATGCTGTCGCAGGGTTGGTGATGAGGGATCAGTGTCAGGGCTTGGTGTCGCGAGATTGGTGTCAAGGGATCAGTGAAACAAGGGTAGATGTCCGGGGTTTGGTGTCACAGGGTTTGTTGTGCAGCGGGTGTTGTCACACCCTTGAGCTGCGCTTGGTGCTGGGAGGCCAGGGCACAAACCTCAGCTCAAGCCTCACTCCCCTCTCTCTCACACATTGGCAGCGCCCACCACGCTCCTTCCGGCCCAGCTCGCAGCTGCTGGGGtggatgaggagctgctggggtggatgttccactcaagcagctgctgctcctgcactcgAGGCTCCTCCTGAGCCggggctctgctcagcaagTGCTCAAAACACACCAGGACAAGGAAGTGTCCCCTGGTTCAGTGGGGGAAGTTTGGTCTTTGTTCTCACGTTCCCAACACAGTGGGTttcgttttttccttcttttcccaggTGCAGTGAATGCAAAACCGTCTTCCACCGGGACTGCCACGCCCGGGCCCCGGCGTGCCCGCGCTGCGAGCGGCGGCAGCGCTACCAGCGGCAGCTGgaggccagcacagagcccagcctgtAGCCTGACACTTACCTCGACgctgccctgggaatggggacggCCggagagacagagcagagcccccctgcctgtcctgcgcctggccctgcctggggacagggacagtgtggggtgggtgctcctgccctgcagagggacctTCTGCCCACCTAGGGCTAAAGAAAGGGgctggacaaatccatcccccTTCACACTAACCGGGTGCTGTTCCCTGCTACCCTCCTGGTGCCAATGTCCTCTTCCAGTGGAACCCAGCGGCTCTTCAGGGTGTCAGCCCAGAATTCCAATCAAAGATGTGGAGAACTGACATTGATCAAAGCTCTAGTTTTTTAGGATACTGAAAACTGGTATTTTTTTACATGGGGGTTTTGCACAactgggctgctctgggtggTGGACCcacacagggaggggacaaagTGACACTTGTGCCTTTAGGGACCTGCATGCCCAGGGGGACCGTGGGTGCCCCGAGCATCTCCCGTTCagacagcccagccagggccgTAGCCTCCAGGAAGAgccagggagagccaggctgctcctcccagcctgctgcttctCATCCTCgggagaaattttattttcctttaaccCCTCCCCTCACAAAGATAATTAAAGTCTATTTAACAACAAGTGAAACGATTTCTGAGTTTGCTTCTCTGCAGTGGGACCTCATCACAGTTTGAACCTGACATGGTGTCTGTGGGAAGAGGATTGGAATGGGGATGCTGCCTGTCCCTTGTCCACTGTCCTCCATCCTCCCTGCCCATTCCCCATCCTTCTTGCCCGTCCTCCATCCTCCAGGGTTTAGCTTGGACAAGTGGTTGGGGGTcccttccccattttccctgacccattttcctttccagctgcTTCCCACTGGTGTTAGCTTCTCCCATTGTTGTTTTCCCCACTACTCATGTGCTTGGAGGACTTGGGCTGTGCCCACCAACACAGCAGAACTCCCAGGGGTGCAGGGGACAAAaaccagagcagggcagctcccatGGGGCCCCCCTAATGGGgtccccatcccactgcccagggaggccgTGCCAGATCCGGCAGCAGCGCAGATCCCGGCAGCAGCGGGGCTGGGCCCTTCCTGCGGCAGGAACCTCCCGAGGAGCCGTTTCCTCGTCGGGCGGCAGCGGGTCCCCTCCGCCACCGTCCCGTCCCGCCCGCCGAGGGGACAGGACGAGCCCCAGCACCCCGAGCAGCAGCGGGGGACGGGCACCCACCCGCCACGGAGCCCGGCCCCGTCTCTCGTCGAGGCGGCGGCGGAAACGAGGCGAGTC
This genomic stretch from Haemorhous mexicanus isolate bHaeMex1 chromosome 28, bHaeMex1.pri, whole genome shotgun sequence harbors:
- the PLEKHM1 gene encoding pleckstrin homology domain-containing family M member 1 isoform X1, whose product is MHSSHPEDPKEAIQLIKKQLVNAIKALQKQYVSSDAVVTSDDSNANVLCSALEAVFVHGLKAKHIKAESGGKGKKSGGRGPLPQPVFWGLLKSIMHRNIVSELEQLMFINTDVGRCRAWLRLALNDGLMECYLKLLLQDRARLHEYYQAPAVLLDAEECEFLLCYLQGLSSLTFKLSYKSAVLNEWTITPLSLSGLCPVSELLEPLTSSEPRRKASLGSISQSSGSDEIEIQAPVLPISKASSKIKLMSSSLSLNTTSSSQLSSSLGSDSLPPAPCTRSPERTEEPLSCDSDLGTATAEDLDRSLQEVLSEFSKARPSPDAPEGRLLPSVLGCSPWPPPGPLAPSHRAQQEPPPSRDTSAGTAAPTATGHGDRDGSSTSRAPAPQEGLGRASSSGSEGSQAVRSPTAQQLPSPLPGCPKSWISEDDFYRPSPGESSRSTADTNGFGPEGDSEGPAPGLISALDLERLSVPSSDTGKPKMSPEREQKGFSVVHRRQMGLSNPFRGLLKLGSLERRGAMGIWKEFSCELSPLELRLFLDHEERICVETFSLLRCESLALTHPDGRFELVFLGKKLFLRAPSQDEAEDWLDRIREALRKCRPQLEEEDWETLEYSEDGGEAQPVQGDSNALQYSDVPGNSLDWSAAPEAELDAIKEAVLYMDMDKTWVPFIFSLSLETLKCFKIRNDDKILSNSYGIETIQDILPDTSLGGPSFFKVITSKAVLKLQAESAEEAASWRELVREVLMSYLEGAEEALTLGGSLDGHSQVVLKNIVKENGFLLQYLVAIPMEKGLDSQSFICAGCSRQIGFSFARPKLCAFSGLYYCDSCHQDEESVIPSRLIHNWDLTKRGVCKQALKFLTQIRNQPLIDLRLVNESLYEHVERMGRILRSREQLKLLGDYLIMCRSGALKELSKRLDHRHYLLECPHKYSVADLRQIAEGTFETFLQSLLQFASHHVYSCDLCTQRGFICQICNSSDIIFPFEFDTTTRCSECKTVFHRDCHARAPACPRCERRQRYQRQLEASTEPSL
- the PLEKHM1 gene encoding pleckstrin homology domain-containing family M member 1 isoform X2; this translates as MHSSHPEDPKEAIQLIKKQLVNAIKALQKQYVSSDAVVTSDDSNANVLCSALEAVFVHGLKAKHIKAESGGKGKKSGGRGPLPQPVFWGLLKSIMHRNIVSELEQLMFINTDVGRCRAWLRLALNDGLMECYLKLLLQDRARLHEYYQAPAVLLDAEECEFLLCYLQGLSSLTFKLSYKSAVLNEWTITPLSLSGLCPVSELLEPLTSSEPRRKASLGSISQSSGSDEIEIQAPVLPISKASSKIKLMSSSLSLNTTSSSQLSSSLGSDSLPPAPCTRSPERTEEPLSCDSDLGTATAEDLDRSLQEVLSEFSKARPSPDAPEGRLLPSVLGCSPWPPPGPLAPSHRAQQEPPPSRDTSAGTAAPTATGHGDRDGSSTSRAPAPQEGLGRASSSGSEGSQAVRSPTAQQLPSPLPGCPSWISEDDFYRPSPGESSRSTADTNGFGPEGDSEGPAPGLISALDLERLSVPSSDTGKPKMSPEREQKGFSVVHRRQMGLSNPFRGLLKLGSLERRGAMGIWKEFSCELSPLELRLFLDHEERICVETFSLLRCESLALTHPDGRFELVFLGKKLFLRAPSQDEAEDWLDRIREALRKCRPQLEEEDWETLEYSEDGGEAQPVQGDSNALQYSDVPGNSLDWSAAPEAELDAIKEAVLYMDMDKTWVPFIFSLSLETLKCFKIRNDDKILSNSYGIETIQDILPDTSLGGPSFFKVITSKAVLKLQAESAEEAASWRELVREVLMSYLEGAEEALTLGGSLDGHSQVVLKNIVKENGFLLQYLVAIPMEKGLDSQSFICAGCSRQIGFSFARPKLCAFSGLYYCDSCHQDEESVIPSRLIHNWDLTKRGVCKQALKFLTQIRNQPLIDLRLVNESLYEHVERMGRILRSREQLKLLGDYLIMCRSGALKELSKRLDHRHYLLECPHKYSVADLRQIAEGTFETFLQSLLQFASHHVYSCDLCTQRGFICQICNSSDIIFPFEFDTTTRCSECKTVFHRDCHARAPACPRCERRQRYQRQLEASTEPSL